One Micromonospora sp. WMMD812 genomic window carries:
- a CDS encoding HNH endonuclease signature motif containing protein, producing MIDELARAETAIWPCRDAAAGAMPEQQLVEALETAHRLEQRLAAIKLALIREFDGRGLAVAQGATSTAVWLRDRLRLTVPAARRLVDLAAALDDGPPAVRDALAEGRVDAEQARVIAETTATVRAEAGPTAADKAVDLLVEWAGEFEPGLLRKLGSRVLDHVAPEVAEAAAGRALEAEATRAARDRHLTLSDLRDGRLRLTGSLDAETAALLRAAIEPLTAPSGPDDPRSPGQRRHDALGDVCRLALRTGELPDHGGEPAQLVVTTSYDSLTRQLGSGTLDTGLALTAEAVRRLACDAGLLPAVLGGAGQVLDVGRQRRLVSGALRRALVVRDGGCAFPGCDRPPRWCEGHHLRHWSDGGDTSLANAVLLCRHHHRQVHHHGWQVRLAGDGHPEFVPPVWLDPRQRPRRNHLRRLTPGAPERVRTNPGHRARHGGTRPIPRPMPPSLTTATMMRTPARPAGRPSARPRPP from the coding sequence GTGATCGACGAGTTGGCGCGGGCCGAGACGGCCATCTGGCCGTGCCGCGACGCGGCGGCCGGGGCCATGCCCGAGCAGCAGCTCGTCGAAGCGCTCGAGACCGCGCACCGGCTGGAGCAACGGCTGGCGGCGATCAAGCTGGCCCTGATCCGGGAGTTCGACGGGCGGGGCCTCGCGGTCGCCCAAGGCGCGACGTCGACCGCGGTCTGGCTGCGCGACCGGCTACGGCTCACGGTGCCGGCCGCACGCCGACTGGTCGACCTCGCCGCCGCGCTCGACGACGGGCCACCGGCCGTTCGCGATGCCCTCGCCGAGGGCCGCGTCGACGCGGAGCAGGCCCGCGTGATCGCCGAAACCACCGCGACCGTGCGGGCGGAAGCCGGCCCGACCGCCGCCGACAAGGCGGTGGACCTGCTCGTGGAGTGGGCGGGCGAGTTCGAACCCGGCCTGCTCCGCAAGCTGGGCAGCAGGGTCCTCGACCACGTCGCCCCGGAGGTCGCCGAGGCCGCCGCCGGTCGGGCCCTGGAGGCCGAGGCCACGCGCGCGGCCCGCGACCGCCACCTCACCCTCTCCGATCTGCGGGACGGGCGCCTTCGGCTCACCGGCAGCCTGGACGCCGAGACGGCGGCACTGCTGCGCGCCGCCATCGAGCCGTTGACCGCGCCGTCCGGGCCGGACGATCCCCGCTCACCCGGCCAGCGCCGGCACGACGCGCTCGGCGACGTCTGCCGGCTGGCCCTGCGCACCGGCGAGTTGCCCGATCACGGTGGTGAACCGGCACAGCTCGTCGTCACGACGTCCTACGACAGCCTCACCCGGCAACTCGGCTCGGGCACCCTGGACACCGGCCTGGCGCTGACGGCCGAGGCCGTCCGTCGACTGGCCTGCGACGCGGGGCTGCTGCCCGCCGTGCTCGGCGGTGCCGGTCAGGTGCTCGACGTGGGGCGGCAACGCCGGCTCGTCTCCGGGGCGCTGCGGCGCGCGCTTGTCGTACGCGACGGCGGCTGCGCCTTTCCGGGCTGTGACCGCCCGCCCCGCTGGTGCGAGGGCCACCACCTGCGTCACTGGTCCGACGGGGGCGACACCAGCCTGGCCAACGCGGTGCTGCTCTGCCGTCACCACCACCGGCAGGTGCACCACCACGGTTGGCAGGTCCGGCTCGCCGGCGACGGCCATCCCGAGTTCGTCCCGCCGGTCTGGCTCGACCCGCGGCAACGACCGCGCCGCAACCACCTGCGGCGACTGACCCCCGGCGCGCCGGAACGCGTCCGAACCAATCCTGGGCACCGCGCACGGCACGGCGGCACGAGGCCGATTCCCCGGCCGATGCCGCCCAGCCTGACGACCGCCACCATGATGCGGACTCCCGCGCGGCCGGCCGGCAGACCGTCGGCCCGCCCACGCCCACCGTGA
- the panB gene encoding 3-methyl-2-oxobutanoate hydroxymethyltransferase → MAESTPTEVTALYGGPATRRVRTRDLIAAKERGERWPMLTSYDQYTASIFDQAGIPVLLVGDSAANNVFGYETTVPVTAEELLPLVRAVVRATRQALIVGDLPFGSYEEGPTQALRTAVRFMKEGGCHAVKLEGGRRCAAQIAAITGAGIPVMAHIGFTPQSEHAIGGYRVQGRGDAADEVIADARAVAEAGAFAVVLEMVPGEVAKRITHELRIPTVGIGAGPDTDAQVLVWQDMAGLRSGKTPRFVKRYADLAGTLTDATRRFADEVRGGDFPAAEHTF, encoded by the coding sequence ATGGCGGAGTCCACCCCGACCGAGGTGACCGCCCTCTACGGGGGGCCGGCGACCCGGCGGGTCCGCACCCGCGACCTGATCGCCGCCAAGGAGCGCGGCGAGCGGTGGCCGATGCTCACCTCGTACGATCAGTACACGGCGTCGATCTTCGACCAGGCCGGGATCCCCGTGCTGCTGGTCGGCGACTCGGCGGCGAACAACGTCTTCGGCTACGAGACGACCGTCCCGGTGACCGCCGAGGAGTTGCTTCCGCTGGTACGCGCCGTGGTCCGGGCGACCCGACAGGCGCTGATCGTCGGCGACCTGCCGTTCGGGTCGTACGAGGAGGGGCCAACGCAGGCACTGCGTACCGCGGTGCGGTTCATGAAGGAGGGCGGCTGCCACGCGGTGAAGCTGGAAGGTGGGCGGCGCTGCGCCGCGCAGATCGCCGCGATCACCGGCGCCGGTATCCCGGTGATGGCGCACATCGGCTTCACTCCGCAGAGCGAGCACGCCATCGGCGGCTACCGGGTGCAGGGGCGGGGCGACGCGGCCGACGAGGTGATCGCCGACGCCCGGGCCGTGGCCGAGGCGGGCGCCTTCGCGGTGGTGCTGGAGATGGTGCCCGGTGAGGTTGCCAAGCGGATCACCCACGAGCTGCGCATCCCGACCGTGGGCATCGGCGCCGGCCCGGACACCGACGCCCAGGTCCTGGTCTGGCAGGACATGGCCGGCCTGCGGAGCGGCAAGACGCCGCGCTTCGTGAAACGCTACGCCGACCTGGCCGGCACCCTGACCGACGCGACCCGCCGGTTCGCCGACGAGGTCCGCGGCGGCGACTTCCCCGCCGCCGAACACACCTTCTAG
- a CDS encoding NAD+ synthase, translating to MPTLRLALSQVNPTVGDIAGNAQLIRDWTRRAADAGAQLVLFPEMALTGYPVEDLVFRRSFVAASRAALDRLAADLAADGLGDLPVVVGYLDADGPPQVSADAEPGRGARNAAALLHGGAVAATYFKHHLPNYGVFDEDRYFVPGDMLTVVRIGGVDVALTICEDLWQAGGPFAAARQAGVGLVVNINGSPYELNKDDIRLPLVRRRAAEAGAAIAYVNMIGGQDELVFEGDSMIVAADGTLLTRAPQFVEHLLVHDLDLPAAGEPVGDDAQIADGLRVDRGTISESLPAPAGPAAVGGLIEPVADEAEVWQALVLGLRDYVSKNRFPSVVLGLSGGIDSAVVAALAVDALGPDRVVGVSLPSQHSSEHSREDAADLAKRTGLDYRVEPIQPMVDTFLANMTLSGVTVENLQARVRGVILMALSNQEGHLVLTTGNKSELAVGYSTLYGDSVGGFNPVKDVWKTLIWRLAKWRNADAARRGETAPIPESSIGKPPSAELSPGQLDSDTLPDYDVLDPILIGYVDGDLGRDGLVEAGHDPAVVDKVLRMVDTAEYKRRQSAPGTKISMKAFGRDRRLPITNRWREKV from the coding sequence ACCCGCCGGGCCGCGGACGCCGGCGCCCAGCTCGTCCTGTTCCCCGAGATGGCGCTGACCGGGTATCCCGTGGAGGACCTGGTCTTCCGCCGGTCCTTCGTGGCGGCGTCCCGGGCGGCGCTGGACCGGCTCGCCGCGGACCTGGCCGCGGACGGGTTGGGCGACCTGCCGGTCGTCGTCGGCTACCTCGACGCGGACGGCCCGCCGCAGGTCAGCGCGGACGCGGAACCGGGGCGCGGTGCCCGCAACGCCGCCGCCCTGCTGCACGGCGGCGCGGTGGCGGCCACCTACTTCAAGCACCACCTGCCCAACTACGGCGTCTTCGACGAGGACCGCTACTTCGTGCCGGGCGACATGCTCACCGTCGTCCGCATCGGCGGGGTGGACGTGGCCCTGACCATCTGCGAGGACCTGTGGCAGGCGGGCGGCCCGTTCGCCGCCGCCCGGCAGGCCGGCGTCGGGCTCGTCGTCAACATCAACGGCTCGCCGTACGAGCTGAACAAGGACGACATCCGGCTGCCGCTGGTCCGCCGGCGGGCCGCGGAGGCGGGCGCCGCCATCGCGTACGTCAACATGATCGGCGGCCAGGACGAGCTGGTCTTCGAGGGCGACTCCATGATCGTCGCGGCCGACGGCACGCTGCTCACCCGGGCCCCCCAGTTCGTGGAGCACCTGCTCGTCCACGACCTGGACCTGCCCGCCGCCGGGGAGCCCGTCGGCGACGACGCCCAGATCGCCGACGGCCTGCGAGTGGACCGCGGCACCATCAGCGAGAGCCTTCCGGCGCCGGCCGGCCCGGCGGCGGTCGGCGGGCTGATCGAGCCCGTGGCCGACGAGGCCGAGGTCTGGCAGGCGCTCGTGCTGGGCCTGCGCGACTACGTCAGCAAGAACCGCTTCCCGTCGGTCGTGCTCGGCCTCTCCGGCGGCATCGACTCCGCCGTGGTGGCCGCGCTGGCCGTCGACGCGCTCGGGCCCGACCGGGTGGTCGGGGTGTCGCTGCCCAGCCAGCACTCGTCCGAGCACTCCCGGGAGGACGCGGCGGACCTGGCCAAGCGGACCGGACTGGACTACCGGGTCGAGCCGATCCAGCCGATGGTGGACACCTTCCTGGCCAACATGACGCTCTCCGGTGTGACGGTGGAGAACCTCCAGGCGCGCGTCCGCGGGGTGATCCTGATGGCGCTGTCGAACCAGGAGGGCCATCTGGTCCTGACCACCGGCAACAAGAGCGAGCTGGCGGTGGGCTACTCGACGCTCTACGGCGACTCGGTCGGCGGATTCAACCCGGTCAAGGACGTCTGGAAGACGCTGATCTGGCGGCTGGCCAAGTGGCGCAACGCGGACGCCGCCCGGCGGGGCGAGACCGCCCCGATCCCGGAGAGCTCGATCGGCAAGCCGCCGAGCGCGGAGCTGAGCCCGGGCCAGCTCGACAGTGACACGCTGCCCGACTACGACGTGCTCGACCCGATCCTGATCGGCTACGTCGACGGGGACCTCGGCCGCGACGGCCTGGTCGAGGCCGGCCACGACCCGGCGGTGGTCGACAAGGTGCTGCGGATGGTGGATACCGCCGAGTACAAGCGCCGGCAGTCGGCGCCGGGCACGAAGATCTCGATGAAGGCGTTCGGCCGGGACCGGCGGCTGCCGATCACCAACCGCTGGCGCGAGAAGGTCTGA